A part of Larkinella insperata genomic DNA contains:
- a CDS encoding response regulator — protein sequence MSFQTPRRTFIVDDNADYHKPFKTVFEEVRPANRLESFLSGQALLERLLDVGKPLPGLILLDLLMPKMNGITTLSLIRQNASLARIPTIIMTASSSGNDLSYSYQAGANAFTAKPSTFSELQHFIEVTCRYWLDVAQVPTCIQ from the coding sequence ATGTCCTTTCAAACTCCCAGGCGCACGTTCATCGTTGATGATAATGCCGATTACCACAAACCCTTCAAGACCGTGTTTGAAGAAGTGCGCCCTGCCAACCGGCTGGAATCTTTCCTCAGCGGGCAAGCTCTTTTGGAGCGATTACTTGATGTGGGCAAGCCGCTGCCGGGTTTGATTCTGTTGGATCTGTTGATGCCAAAAATGAATGGTATAACGACCCTGAGCCTTATCAGGCAAAATGCCAGCTTAGCAAGAATTCCAACCATCATCATGACGGCATCCAGCAGCGGTAACGATCTTTCATACAGCTACCAGGCGGGGGCGAATGCCTTTACGGCCAAGCCATCAACCTTTAGCGAACTACAGCATTTTATCGAGGTAACCTGCCGCTACTGGCTAGACGTTGCCCAGGTACCCACCTGTATACAGTAA
- a CDS encoding NHL domain-containing protein has protein sequence MEAQAISTIAGTGEQGFGGDGGPAINALLSNPNSVALGLQGDLLFIDSGNTRIRKISSNGIITTIAGRDWEEGTTIGDGGPATQAGLINPNGLAQDAQGNVYFADNNRIRKIDTQGIITTIAGSTESGFSGDGGPATQALLEDPRDIAIDSKGTLYIADSFNQCIRKIDANGIITTVAGVGESIGQFSGDGGPATEAHLFNPLSITFDAQDNLYIADSWNYRVRKVDSQGIITTVAGNGSKDYNGDGKPALQASLEFPRGLAFDEQGNLYICDLGNLRVRKVDLNGMITTVAGTGKPGYNGDGGNPTSALLGSPVEAIIDKMGNLLFSDSGNHRIRKVSQNAQPLAITSLFLIDADRDTTIQDLGPQRDNPPVIELNLKGFPTRKLNIQALTTPASVGSVVFQLSGRQTLTQIENAAPYALFKDDGGNFRGWTPAVGSYTLTATPYSGPNGTGTAGNPVTISFTVVDHIRVDHFRLIDPLTNEAGFYINDGFRMSLPRPQSGEAYNIQAVTNPATVGSVIIQISGQHNHTQVENGAPYALYGDNNGDYKGRRKEVGNYTLTATPYSGPNGTGTAGIPLTVRFEVYSRQSMRLSAEGELDSKSVKVFPNPFTESFTIESKGAQSSAQPVGLYDLLGRRVWQGMTTGNKQVVPVGSQLGAGAYILRVGEGRRAKTIKVVKAP, from the coding sequence TTGGAAGCCCAAGCTATTTCCACCATTGCCGGCACGGGTGAGCAGGGATTTGGTGGAGACGGTGGTCCCGCCATAAATGCCCTGCTCAGCAATCCCAACAGCGTGGCGTTGGGCCTGCAAGGCGACCTTTTATTTATTGATTCAGGAAACACCCGGATTCGTAAAATTTCTTCCAATGGCATCATCACCACCATTGCCGGACGGGATTGGGAAGAGGGAACCACCATCGGGGATGGGGGGCCAGCCACGCAGGCGGGATTGATAAACCCAAATGGGTTGGCTCAAGACGCTCAAGGGAATGTCTATTTTGCTGACAACAATCGGATTCGCAAGATCGACACCCAGGGCATCATCACTACCATCGCTGGCAGTACTGAATCGGGATTTAGTGGTGATGGGGGTCCGGCTACGCAGGCTTTACTGGAAGACCCAAGGGATATTGCTATCGACAGCAAGGGTACCCTCTACATCGCGGACTCTTTTAATCAATGCATTCGCAAGATCGATGCTAATGGAATCATCACCACCGTGGCCGGAGTGGGAGAGTCAATTGGCCAGTTCAGCGGAGATGGTGGACCCGCCACAGAGGCCCATCTCTTTAACCCCCTATCCATCACCTTTGACGCCCAGGACAACCTCTATATTGCTGATTCCTGGAATTACCGTGTTAGAAAGGTTGACAGCCAGGGCATCATTACTACTGTGGCGGGTAATGGTAGCAAGGACTACAATGGCGATGGAAAACCAGCGCTCCAGGCTAGTCTAGAGTTCCCACGGGGCTTGGCTTTTGATGAACAGGGCAATTTATACATCTGTGATTTAGGCAACTTACGGGTTCGCAAGGTCGACCTTAATGGGATGATTACTACGGTAGCGGGCACTGGTAAACCTGGATACAATGGCGACGGAGGAAACCCGACCAGTGCCCTGCTTGGCTCGCCTGTTGAAGCAATCATTGACAAAATGGGCAACCTTTTGTTTTCCGACTCAGGCAATCATCGCATTCGCAAGGTCAGCCAGAATGCGCAGCCACTGGCTATTACGAGCCTGTTTCTGATCGATGCCGATCGGGATACGACGATCCAGGATCTGGGCCCGCAGCGAGACAATCCCCCCGTTATTGAACTAAACCTGAAGGGTTTTCCCACCCGTAAACTCAACATCCAAGCTTTAACCACCCCGGCCAGCGTCGGTTCGGTGGTGTTCCAACTGAGCGGTCGACAGACGCTAACCCAGATTGAGAATGCCGCCCCCTATGCCCTCTTCAAGGATGATGGAGGTAATTTCCGAGGCTGGACCCCGGCCGTGGGCAGCTACACGTTAACGGCTACGCCCTACTCCGGCCCGAATGGAACCGGCACGGCGGGCAATCCCGTTACAATTAGCTTCACGGTGGTCGACCACATCCGGGTGGATCATTTTCGGTTGATCGATCCGCTTACCAATGAAGCTGGCTTCTACATCAATGATGGTTTTAGAATGTCTCTCCCCCGCCCTCAATCCGGTGAGGCCTACAACATCCAGGCTGTGACCAACCCTGCAACCGTTGGCTCAGTGATCATTCAGATAAGTGGACAGCATAACCATACCCAGGTTGAGAATGGCGCCCCCTACGCGCTATATGGAGACAACAATGGTGACTACAAAGGGCGTCGGAAGGAAGTGGGCAACTATACGCTAACGGCCACGCCCTACTCGGGTCCCAATGGAACTGGCACCGCAGGCATTCCCTTAACGGTCCGATTTGAGGTTTACTCGCGCCAATCTATGCGTCTATCGGCTGAGGGAGAACTGGATTCCAAAAGCGTGAAGGTGTTCCCCAACCCCTTCACCGAGTCGTTCACCATTGAGTCAAAAGGGGCTCAGTCCAGTGCTCAGCCCGTGGGGTTGTATGATCTTTTGGGCCGGAGGGTATGGCAGGGCATGACAACGGGCAATAAGCAGGTGGTGCCTGTGGGCAGCCAGTTGGGAGCGGGTGCTTATATCCTGCGAGTGGGCGAGGGCCGGAGGGCCAAAACCATTAAGGTAGTTAAAGCACCTTAA
- a CDS encoding DUF6766 family protein: MKKILRENSLSLTLLVITLLTLGGNLWTGWHDFNDELKDYGRATLSFTDYLTSGHCIESVFENWESEFLQMGLYVLFTVFLYQKGSSESKDPDQDEEVDRKPSPSRPGAPWPVRRGGWVLKLYQNSLSLGFFLLFLLSFILHAIGGASQYNTEQMLKGKSETLTVWEFMATNEFWFQSLQNWQSEFLSVLSIVVLSIFLRQKGSPESKPVDAPDSQTGE, translated from the coding sequence ATGAAAAAAATACTGCGCGAAAACAGCCTTTCATTGACCCTCCTGGTCATTACGCTCCTAACGCTGGGCGGCAACCTGTGGACGGGCTGGCACGACTTTAACGATGAGTTAAAAGACTATGGGCGGGCCACCCTATCCTTTACGGATTACCTAACTAGTGGGCACTGCATAGAGTCTGTTTTTGAAAACTGGGAAAGTGAATTTCTGCAAATGGGGCTCTATGTGCTCTTCACGGTTTTTCTCTACCAAAAAGGCTCCTCCGAATCGAAAGACCCTGACCAGGATGAGGAAGTCGACCGCAAGCCGTCGCCGAGCCGGCCGGGGGCGCCCTGGCCCGTTCGGCGGGGGGGCTGGGTGCTCAAACTGTATCAGAACTCCCTGAGCCTTGGTTTCTTCCTACTGTTTCTTCTGTCTTTCATTCTGCACGCCATCGGCGGAGCCAGCCAGTACAACACCGAACAGATGCTGAAGGGCAAAAGCGAAACGCTGACGGTGTGGGAATTTATGGCAACCAACGAGTTCTGGTTTCAGTCGCTGCAAAACTGGCAGAGTGAGTTCTTGTCGGTGCTTTCCATTGTTGTGTTGTCGATTTTCCTGCGGCAAAAGGGTTCGCCCGAATCCAAACCGGTTGACGCCCCCGATTCGCAGACTGGCGAATAA
- a CDS encoding M14 family metallopeptidase, which produces MKRLFLVGLCLLTTFISLAQNTLQHPDQFLGYPVGKRFTPHHRVLAYAEAVAKNFSSRVKLLPYGTTYEGRQLMALVVASEKNMNRLEEIRTTHLNQIGLGTATSSSNNTALPPIAWLSYNVHGNEAISSEAFMLVLHDLLDPTNAVSQKILANTVVILDPGLNPDGHDRYVNWYNQMSGMTPDPSPLAREHSEPWPSGRYTHYLFDPNRDWAWQTQEITQQRMALYQQWMPHLHADFHEMGPESPYYFAPSAKPYHEDITPWQREFQQIIGQYSTRYFDKNGWLYFTRENFDLFYPSYGDTWPTYNGAIGMTFEQGGGGRAGLAYQKNDGDTLTLRERIDHHYAASFATLESVADRPADVVKNFNSFFQKAQNSPVGEFKSYVIKTANDEGRIKALRKLLDNNLIRYGLAGKSQKLTGFSYQSQKNEPVTVESNDLVISAYQPKSTLLKILFEPQSSLEDSVTYDITSWSIPYAYGLKAYGVRDRLNPAPHPAAAAASPTNLPANGPKPYAYLVRWQSAQDVQFLAGLLKNKVRVRVAERTFKQDNQSFDPGTLIVTRAGNERLGERFHQIVQQEAVKRGIRLIPATTGFVAEGADFGSGSVFSLKNPRVAVIAGDVTTPTSLGEVWHYFDQDLEYPLTLIDGNALPGSSLAGIDVLIMPQGYNYGKIMNDRTLAKLKDWVQAGGKLIVMERATGFFVDKPDFGLKRKDEKPEAKREKSDKKPEVEETLRQYGEREREAISEETPGSVYRVDLDRTHPLAFGYTNGYNALVQNVYDYDFLRDGWNVGYLRKDNYLAGFVGRSAKAKLNNTLLYGVQDLGKGSVVYIMDDPLFRGFWYNGKLLFGNAVFMVGN; this is translated from the coding sequence ATGAAACGACTTTTTCTGGTTGGACTTTGTCTGTTAACAACCTTCATCAGCCTTGCACAGAATACGTTACAACACCCAGACCAATTTTTGGGCTACCCCGTCGGCAAGCGCTTTACGCCCCACCACCGCGTGCTGGCCTACGCGGAAGCCGTCGCAAAAAATTTTTCGAGCCGCGTAAAATTATTGCCTTACGGTACCACCTATGAAGGCCGTCAACTGATGGCACTAGTGGTGGCTTCGGAAAAAAATATGAATCGGCTGGAAGAAATTCGCACCACCCACCTAAACCAAATCGGTCTGGGTACGGCAACTTCCTCCTCCAACAACACGGCCCTGCCGCCCATTGCCTGGCTGAGTTATAATGTTCACGGCAACGAAGCCATCAGCTCCGAAGCCTTTATGCTTGTGCTGCACGACCTGCTGGACCCCACCAACGCGGTTTCCCAGAAAATTCTGGCCAATACCGTCGTCATTCTTGACCCGGGCCTGAACCCCGACGGCCACGACCGCTACGTGAATTGGTACAATCAGATGAGCGGCATGACTCCCGACCCAAGTCCCCTGGCGCGCGAACACAGCGAACCCTGGCCCAGCGGCCGGTATACCCACTACCTGTTCGATCCCAACCGCGACTGGGCCTGGCAAACGCAGGAGATCACCCAGCAGCGCATGGCGCTCTACCAGCAGTGGATGCCGCACCTGCACGCCGACTTCCACGAAATGGGCCCCGAAAGCCCCTATTATTTTGCGCCCTCTGCCAAACCCTACCACGAAGACATCACGCCCTGGCAACGGGAATTTCAGCAGATTATCGGCCAGTACAGCACCCGGTATTTCGACAAAAACGGTTGGCTGTATTTCACCCGCGAAAACTTCGACCTTTTTTACCCGAGCTACGGCGACACCTGGCCCACCTACAACGGCGCCATCGGTATGACCTTCGAGCAGGGCGGTGGCGGGCGCGCCGGACTGGCCTATCAGAAAAATGACGGCGATACGCTCACCCTCCGCGAACGCATCGACCACCACTACGCGGCCAGTTTTGCTACCCTCGAGTCAGTTGCCGACCGTCCGGCGGACGTTGTAAAAAACTTCAACAGCTTTTTCCAGAAAGCCCAAAACAGTCCCGTGGGCGAGTTTAAGAGCTACGTGATCAAAACCGCCAACGATGAGGGTCGGATCAAGGCACTGCGGAAGCTACTCGACAACAACCTCATCCGCTACGGCCTGGCCGGAAAATCCCAGAAACTAACGGGTTTTAGTTACCAGTCGCAGAAAAACGAACCGGTCACGGTGGAAAGCAACGACCTGGTCATTAGTGCCTACCAACCGAAATCGACGCTTCTTAAAATTCTCTTCGAGCCTCAGTCGTCGCTGGAAGATTCGGTGACTTACGACATTACCTCCTGGTCCATACCGTACGCGTATGGTCTGAAAGCCTACGGGGTAAGAGATCGGCTGAACCCCGCCCCCCACCCAGCCGCGGCAGCCGCTTCACCAACTAATTTGCCCGCTAACGGACCAAAACCGTATGCGTACCTGGTCCGCTGGCAGTCGGCGCAGGATGTGCAGTTTCTGGCCGGATTGCTGAAAAACAAAGTCCGGGTGCGGGTGGCCGAACGGACGTTTAAGCAGGATAACCAGAGTTTTGACCCCGGAACGCTCATTGTCACCCGTGCGGGCAACGAACGGCTGGGCGAACGGTTTCACCAGATTGTGCAGCAGGAAGCCGTCAAACGCGGCATTCGGCTGATTCCGGCCACTACGGGTTTTGTAGCGGAAGGGGCTGATTTTGGCTCGGGCAGCGTTTTTTCGCTGAAGAATCCGCGGGTTGCGGTCATTGCCGGTGATGTGACCACCCCCACCTCGCTGGGCGAAGTCTGGCATTACTTCGACCAGGATCTGGAATACCCGCTGACGCTGATCGACGGGAATGCCCTTCCCGGTAGCTCCCTGGCCGGTATCGACGTTTTGATTATGCCGCAGGGCTACAACTACGGAAAAATTATGAACGACCGGACCCTGGCGAAACTCAAAGACTGGGTGCAGGCCGGCGGCAAGCTGATCGTGATGGAACGGGCCACGGGCTTTTTTGTGGACAAACCCGATTTTGGCCTGAAACGGAAAGACGAAAAGCCGGAAGCGAAAAGAGAGAAATCGGACAAAAAACCGGAAGTTGAAGAAACCCTGCGCCAGTATGGCGAACGTGAACGCGAAGCCATTTCCGAAGAGACCCCGGGCAGTGTCTACCGCGTTGATCTCGACCGCACCCACCCCCTGGCCTTCGGCTACACCAACGGATACAATGCCCTGGTGCAGAATGTGTATGATTACGATTTTCTGAGAGACGGCTGGAATGTCGGCTACCTGCGGAAAGACAACTACCTGGCGGGTTTTGTGGGCCGATCGGCCAAAGCCAAGCTCAACAACACCCTGCTGTACGGTGTGCAGGATTTGGGCAAAGGCAGCGTCGTCTACATCATGGACGATCCGCTGTTCCGGGGCTTCTGGTACAATGGCAAGCTCCTGTTCGGCAACGCGGTATTTATGGTTGGTAACTAA
- a CDS encoding SDR family oxidoreductase — translation MASTHTATESLTGKRIVITGGTTGIGRAIATLLGSYGAHIFTFGRHQEQLDEALNAIREAGGQADGITADSSKQEDIQRVFQQAEEKLGGLDILINSAALGAGSLSEMDDADWRYVIETNLGGYLAAAKEALNRMLPQKRGHIVLIGSMSADVREEGSSVYVATKSAIQGFAESLRKEVNKDGIKVSLVEPGAVGSDMQPTTPEEERESQKTGEMLRAEDIAVCIHYILTQPERCDVVGIQIRPHLQTI, via the coding sequence ATGGCAAGTACACACACAGCCACTGAATCACTTACGGGAAAACGAATCGTTATTACGGGTGGAACCACCGGCATTGGCCGCGCCATCGCCACCCTGCTGGGTTCCTACGGCGCCCATATCTTTACGTTCGGCCGGCATCAGGAGCAGCTTGACGAAGCGCTCAACGCCATCCGCGAAGCCGGTGGTCAGGCCGACGGCATCACCGCCGACAGCTCGAAGCAGGAAGACATTCAACGGGTTTTTCAGCAGGCCGAAGAAAAGCTGGGCGGTTTGGATATCCTCATCAACAGCGCGGCCCTGGGAGCCGGTTCGCTGAGTGAAATGGACGATGCCGACTGGCGGTATGTAATTGAAACCAACCTGGGCGGTTACCTGGCAGCGGCCAAGGAAGCCCTCAACCGCATGCTGCCGCAGAAACGGGGCCATATCGTGTTGATCGGGTCGATGAGCGCCGATGTACGGGAGGAAGGCAGTTCGGTTTATGTCGCGACGAAATCGGCCATCCAGGGATTTGCGGAAAGCCTGCGCAAGGAAGTCAATAAAGACGGAATCAAAGTTAGTCTGGTAGAACCCGGAGCGGTGGGGTCGGACATGCAGCCCACCACGCCGGAAGAAGAACGCGAAAGCCAGAAAACCGGAGAAATGCTGCGGGCCGAAGACATCGCCGTCTGCATCCACTACATCCTGACGCAGCCCGAACGCTGCGATGTGGTGGGTATCCAGATTCGTCCGCACCTTCAGACCATTTAA